One segment of Oncorhynchus gorbuscha isolate QuinsamMale2020 ecotype Even-year unplaced genomic scaffold, OgorEven_v1.0 Un_scaffold_1530, whole genome shotgun sequence DNA contains the following:
- the LOC124023185 gene encoding C-type lectin domain family 4 member M-like isoform X1, producing MQTMDIDDDTSPNKPSVTFSANFPWWKRPSGVAAVCLGLLCVLLLAGIIGLSVYSGVIDHHSTEGDQQTSHSLLTKEGDLQPTSYNNLTKERDELQTSYNTLTKERDELQTSYNTLTKERDELQTSYNTLTQERDELQTSYNTLTKERDQLQTSYNTLTQERDELQTSYNTLTKERDQLQTSYNTLTKERDQLQTSYNTLTKERDQLQTSYNTLTQERDELQTSYNTLTQERDELQTSYNTLTQERDELQTSYNTLTEERDQLQNSLTTRTAEREKLQNSLNSRTAERDQLQNSLNTRTTERDQLQTSYNTLTKKRDQLQNSLTTKTKEKDQLQNTLTTITRERDQLQNSLTTRTKDRDQQQNSLKVMTADRDQLKNSLNARTKERDQLQNNLNTRTTERNQLQNSLSTKTKEKDQLQNTLTTITRERDQLQNNLNTMTTERDQLQNSLNTTTTERDQFKTRLRFYEKPCLDGWWKFGTSCYYVSSTMDSSGAGQRECRTMGGELVIINSREEQIFIHGFKKNVWIGTYKKDRIWQWVDSTPFKPTYWMEGEPNNLNDEAACVEISQTASDPLKSWKDGPCSPKHWVCEKPFTP from the exons ATGCAGACCATGGATATTGATGACGACACGTCTCCCAACAAGCCCAGTGTTACATTTTCAG CTAATTTTCCATGGTGGAAGAGACCCTCTGGAGTTGCTGCAGTGTGTCTGGGGCTGCTGTGTGTTCTCCTACTGGCTGGGATCATAGGCCTGTCTGTCTACT CTGGAGTCATTGATCATCACTCAACAGAGGGAGACCAACAGACCAGTCACAGCCTTCTGACTAAAGAAGGAGATCTGCAACCAACCAGTTATAATAACTTGACAAAAGAGAGAGAcgagctacagaccagttacaacaccctgacaaaagagagagacgagctacagaccagttacaaCACCCTGACTAAAGAAAGAGAcgagctacagaccagttacaaCACCTTAACTCAAGAGAGAGAcgagctacagaccagttacaacaccctgactaaagagagagaccagctacagaccagttacaaCACCTTAACTCAAGAGAGAGAcgagctacagaccagttacaacaccctgactaaagagagagaccagctacagaccagttacaacaccctgactaaagagagagaccagctacagaccagttacaacaccctgactaaagagagagaccagctacagaccagttacaaCACCTTAACTCAAGAGAGAGAcgagctacagaccagttacaaCACCTTAACTCAAGAGAGAGAcgagctacagaccagttacaaCACCTTAACTCAAGAGAGAGAcgagctacagaccagttataacaccctgactgaagagagagaccagctacagaacaGTCTCACCACAAGGACTGCTGAAAGGGAGAAATTACAGAATAGTCTTAACTCAAGGACCGCTGAGAGAGACCAGTTGCAGAATAGTCTAAATACCAGAACCActgagagagaccagctacagaccagttacaacaccctgactaaaaagagagaccagttacagaatAGTCTCACAACAAAAACTAAGGAGAAAGACCAGTTGCAGAATACTCTCACCACAATAACTcgggagagagaccagctacagaatAGTCTCACCACGAGGACCAAAGACAGGGACCAGCAGCAAAATAGTCTTAAAGTTATGACTGCTGATAGGGATCAATTAAAGAATAGTCTTAACGCACGGAccaaagagagagaccagttgCAGAATAATCTAAATACTAGGACCACAGAGAGAAACCAGCTACAGAATAGTCTCTCAACCAAAACTAAGGAGAAAGACCAGTTGCAGAATACTCTCACCACAATAActcgagagagagaccagttgcAGAATAATCTAAATACCATGACCActgagagagaccagctacagaatAGTCTAAATACCACAACCACTGAGAGAGACCAGTTTAAAACCAGGCTTAGGTTCTATG AGAAaccctgtctggatggatggtggaaGTTTGGCACCAGCTGTTATTATGTCTCCTCCACGATGGACTCATCTGGGGCCGGTCAGAGGGAGTGCAGAACAATGGGAGGAGAGTTGGTTATTATAAACAGCAGAGAAGAACAG ATATTTATCCATGGATTTAAGAAGAATGTCTGGATTGGTACATATAAAAAAGACAGAATCTGGCAGTGGGTTGACAGCACACCATTTAAACCTAC ATATTGGATGGAAGGGGAACCTAATAACTTGAATGATGAGGCGGCCTGTGTTGAGATCTCACAGACGGCATCAGACCCATTGAAGAGTTGGAAGGATGGACCGTGTTCTCCAAAACACTGGGTGTGTGAAAAACCATTCACACCGTAG
- the LOC124023185 gene encoding centrosomal protein of 135 kDa-like isoform X3, with translation MQTMDIDDDTSPNKPSVTFSANFPWWKRPSGVAAVCLGLLCVLLLAGIIGLSVYSGVIDHHSTEGDQQTSHSLLTKEGDLQPTSYNNLTKERDELQTSYNTLTKERDELQTSYNTLTKERDELQTSYNTLTQERDELQTSYNTLTKERDQLQTSYNTLTQERDELQTSYNTLTKERDQLQTSYNTLTKERDQLQTSYNTLTKERDQLQTSYNTLTQERDELQTSYNTLTQERDELQTSYNTLTQERDELQTSYNTLTEERDQLQNSLTTRTAEREKLQNSLNSRTAERDQLQNSLNTRTTERDQLQTSYNTLTKKRDQLQNSLTTKTKEKDQLQNTLTTITRERDQLQNSLTTRTKDRDQQQNSLKVMTADRDQLKNSLNARTKERDQLQNNLNTRTTERNQLQNSLSTKTKEKDQLQNTLTTITRERDQLQNNLNTMTTERDQLQNSLNTTTTERDQFKTRLRFYEKPCLDGWWKFGTSCYYVSSTMDSSGAGQRECRTMGGELVIINSREEQILDGRGT, from the exons ATGCAGACCATGGATATTGATGACGACACGTCTCCCAACAAGCCCAGTGTTACATTTTCAG CTAATTTTCCATGGTGGAAGAGACCCTCTGGAGTTGCTGCAGTGTGTCTGGGGCTGCTGTGTGTTCTCCTACTGGCTGGGATCATAGGCCTGTCTGTCTACT CTGGAGTCATTGATCATCACTCAACAGAGGGAGACCAACAGACCAGTCACAGCCTTCTGACTAAAGAAGGAGATCTGCAACCAACCAGTTATAATAACTTGACAAAAGAGAGAGAcgagctacagaccagttacaacaccctgacaaaagagagagacgagctacagaccagttacaaCACCCTGACTAAAGAAAGAGAcgagctacagaccagttacaaCACCTTAACTCAAGAGAGAGAcgagctacagaccagttacaacaccctgactaaagagagagaccagctacagaccagttacaaCACCTTAACTCAAGAGAGAGAcgagctacagaccagttacaacaccctgactaaagagagagaccagctacagaccagttacaacaccctgactaaagagagagaccagctacagaccagttacaacaccctgactaaagagagagaccagctacagaccagttacaaCACCTTAACTCAAGAGAGAGAcgagctacagaccagttacaaCACCTTAACTCAAGAGAGAGAcgagctacagaccagttacaaCACCTTAACTCAAGAGAGAGAcgagctacagaccagttataacaccctgactgaagagagagaccagctacagaacaGTCTCACCACAAGGACTGCTGAAAGGGAGAAATTACAGAATAGTCTTAACTCAAGGACCGCTGAGAGAGACCAGTTGCAGAATAGTCTAAATACCAGAACCActgagagagaccagctacagaccagttacaacaccctgactaaaaagagagaccagttacagaatAGTCTCACAACAAAAACTAAGGAGAAAGACCAGTTGCAGAATACTCTCACCACAATAACTcgggagagagaccagctacagaatAGTCTCACCACGAGGACCAAAGACAGGGACCAGCAGCAAAATAGTCTTAAAGTTATGACTGCTGATAGGGATCAATTAAAGAATAGTCTTAACGCACGGAccaaagagagagaccagttgCAGAATAATCTAAATACTAGGACCACAGAGAGAAACCAGCTACAGAATAGTCTCTCAACCAAAACTAAGGAGAAAGACCAGTTGCAGAATACTCTCACCACAATAActcgagagagagaccagttgcAGAATAATCTAAATACCATGACCActgagagagaccagctacagaatAGTCTAAATACCACAACCACTGAGAGAGACCAGTTTAAAACCAGGCTTAGGTTCTATG AGAAaccctgtctggatggatggtggaaGTTTGGCACCAGCTGTTATTATGTCTCCTCCACGATGGACTCATCTGGGGCCGGTCAGAGGGAGTGCAGAACAATGGGAGGAGAGTTGGTTATTATAAACAGCAGAGAAGAACAG ATATTGGATGGAAGGGGAACCTAA
- the LOC124023185 gene encoding centrosomal protein of 135 kDa-like isoform X4 yields MQTMDIDDDTSPNKPSVTFSANFPWWKRPSGVAAVCLGLLCVLLLAGIIGLSVYSGVIDHHSTEGDQQTSHSLLTKEGDLQPTSYNNLTKERDELQTSYNTLTKERDELQTSYNTLTKERDELQTSYNTLTQERDELQTSYNTLTKERDQLQTSYNTLTQERDELQTSYNTLTKERDQLQTSYNTLTKERDQLQTSYNTLTKERDQLQTSYNTLTQERDELQTSYNTLTQERDELQTSYNTLTQERDELQTSYNTLTEERDQLQNSLTTRTAEREKLQNSLNSRTAERDQLQNSLNTRTTERDQLQTSYNTLTKKRDQLQNSLTTKTKEKDQLQNTLTTITRERDQLQNSLTTRTKDRDQQQNSLKVMTADRDQLKNSLNARTKERDQLQNNLNTRTTERNQLQNSLSTKTKEKDQLQNTLTTITRERDQLQNNLNTMTTERDQLQNSLNTTTTERDQFKTRLRFYVMLCLSQRNPVWMDGGSLAPAVIMSPPRWTHLGPVRGSAEQWEESWLL; encoded by the exons ATGCAGACCATGGATATTGATGACGACACGTCTCCCAACAAGCCCAGTGTTACATTTTCAG CTAATTTTCCATGGTGGAAGAGACCCTCTGGAGTTGCTGCAGTGTGTCTGGGGCTGCTGTGTGTTCTCCTACTGGCTGGGATCATAGGCCTGTCTGTCTACT CTGGAGTCATTGATCATCACTCAACAGAGGGAGACCAACAGACCAGTCACAGCCTTCTGACTAAAGAAGGAGATCTGCAACCAACCAGTTATAATAACTTGACAAAAGAGAGAGAcgagctacagaccagttacaacaccctgacaaaagagagagacgagctacagaccagttacaaCACCCTGACTAAAGAAAGAGAcgagctacagaccagttacaaCACCTTAACTCAAGAGAGAGAcgagctacagaccagttacaacaccctgactaaagagagagaccagctacagaccagttacaaCACCTTAACTCAAGAGAGAGAcgagctacagaccagttacaacaccctgactaaagagagagaccagctacagaccagttacaacaccctgactaaagagagagaccagctacagaccagttacaacaccctgactaaagagagagaccagctacagaccagttacaaCACCTTAACTCAAGAGAGAGAcgagctacagaccagttacaaCACCTTAACTCAAGAGAGAGAcgagctacagaccagttacaaCACCTTAACTCAAGAGAGAGAcgagctacagaccagttataacaccctgactgaagagagagaccagctacagaacaGTCTCACCACAAGGACTGCTGAAAGGGAGAAATTACAGAATAGTCTTAACTCAAGGACCGCTGAGAGAGACCAGTTGCAGAATAGTCTAAATACCAGAACCActgagagagaccagctacagaccagttacaacaccctgactaaaaagagagaccagttacagaatAGTCTCACAACAAAAACTAAGGAGAAAGACCAGTTGCAGAATACTCTCACCACAATAACTcgggagagagaccagctacagaatAGTCTCACCACGAGGACCAAAGACAGGGACCAGCAGCAAAATAGTCTTAAAGTTATGACTGCTGATAGGGATCAATTAAAGAATAGTCTTAACGCACGGAccaaagagagagaccagttgCAGAATAATCTAAATACTAGGACCACAGAGAGAAACCAGCTACAGAATAGTCTCTCAACCAAAACTAAGGAGAAAGACCAGTTGCAGAATACTCTCACCACAATAActcgagagagagaccagttgcAGAATAATCTAAATACCATGACCActgagagagaccagctacagaatAGTCTAAATACCACAACCACTGAGAGAGACCAGTTTAAAACCAGGCTTAGGTTCTATG TTATGTTGTGTTTATCTCAGAGAAaccctgtctggatggatggtggaaGTTTGGCACCAGCTGTTATTATGTCTCCTCCACGATGGACTCATCTGGGGCCGGTCAGAGGGAGTGCAGAACAATGGGAGGAGAGTTGGTTATTATAA
- the LOC124023185 gene encoding centrosomal protein of 135 kDa-like isoform X2: protein MQTMDIDDDTSPNKPSVTFSANFPWWKRPSGVAAVCLGLLCVLLLAGIIGLSVYSGVIDHHSTEGDQQTSHSLLTKEGDLQPTSYNNLTKERDELQTSYNTLTKERDELQTSYNTLTKERDELQTSYNTLTQERDELQTSYNTLTKERDQLQTSYNTLTQERDELQTSYNTLTKERDQLQTSYNTLTKERDQLQTSYNTLTKERDQLQTSYNTLTQERDELQTSYNTLTQERDELQTSYNTLTQERDELQTSYNTLTEERDQLQNSLTTRTAEREKLQNSLNSRTAERDQLQNSLNTRTTERDQLQTSYNTLTKKRDQLQNSLTTKTKEKDQLQNTLTTITRERDQLQNSLTTRTKDRDQQQNSLKVMTADRDQLKNSLNARTKERDQLQNNLNTRTTERNQLQNSLSTKTKEKDQLQNTLTTITRERDQLQNNLNTMTTERDQLQNSLNTTTTERDQFKTRLRFYGECSLSFSYFRSIILLHTFTCLQLCCVYLRETLSGWMVEVWHQLLLCLLHDGLIWGRSEGVQNNGRRVGYYKQQRRTDIGWKGNLIT, encoded by the exons ATGCAGACCATGGATATTGATGACGACACGTCTCCCAACAAGCCCAGTGTTACATTTTCAG CTAATTTTCCATGGTGGAAGAGACCCTCTGGAGTTGCTGCAGTGTGTCTGGGGCTGCTGTGTGTTCTCCTACTGGCTGGGATCATAGGCCTGTCTGTCTACT CTGGAGTCATTGATCATCACTCAACAGAGGGAGACCAACAGACCAGTCACAGCCTTCTGACTAAAGAAGGAGATCTGCAACCAACCAGTTATAATAACTTGACAAAAGAGAGAGAcgagctacagaccagttacaacaccctgacaaaagagagagacgagctacagaccagttacaaCACCCTGACTAAAGAAAGAGAcgagctacagaccagttacaaCACCTTAACTCAAGAGAGAGAcgagctacagaccagttacaacaccctgactaaagagagagaccagctacagaccagttacaaCACCTTAACTCAAGAGAGAGAcgagctacagaccagttacaacaccctgactaaagagagagaccagctacagaccagttacaacaccctgactaaagagagagaccagctacagaccagttacaacaccctgactaaagagagagaccagctacagaccagttacaaCACCTTAACTCAAGAGAGAGAcgagctacagaccagttacaaCACCTTAACTCAAGAGAGAGAcgagctacagaccagttacaaCACCTTAACTCAAGAGAGAGAcgagctacagaccagttataacaccctgactgaagagagagaccagctacagaacaGTCTCACCACAAGGACTGCTGAAAGGGAGAAATTACAGAATAGTCTTAACTCAAGGACCGCTGAGAGAGACCAGTTGCAGAATAGTCTAAATACCAGAACCActgagagagaccagctacagaccagttacaacaccctgactaaaaagagagaccagttacagaatAGTCTCACAACAAAAACTAAGGAGAAAGACCAGTTGCAGAATACTCTCACCACAATAACTcgggagagagaccagctacagaatAGTCTCACCACGAGGACCAAAGACAGGGACCAGCAGCAAAATAGTCTTAAAGTTATGACTGCTGATAGGGATCAATTAAAGAATAGTCTTAACGCACGGAccaaagagagagaccagttgCAGAATAATCTAAATACTAGGACCACAGAGAGAAACCAGCTACAGAATAGTCTCTCAACCAAAACTAAGGAGAAAGACCAGTTGCAGAATACTCTCACCACAATAActcgagagagagaccagttgcAGAATAATCTAAATACCATGACCActgagagagaccagctacagaatAGTCTAAATACCACAACCACTGAGAGAGACCAGTTTAAAACCAGGCTTAGGTTCTATGGTGAGTGCAGTCTTTCATTTTCTTATTTTAGAAGTATAATTTTACTTCATACTTTTACATGCCTGCAGTTATGTTGTGTTTATCTCAGAGAAaccctgtctggatggatggtggaaGTTTGGCACCAGCTGTTATTATGTCTCCTCCACGATGGACTCATCTGGGGCCGGTCAGAGGGAGTGCAGAACAATGGGAGGAGAGTTGGTTATTATAAACAGCAGAGAAGAACAG ATATTGGATGGAAGGGGAACCTAATAACTTGA